In one Thermosipho ferrireducens genomic region, the following are encoded:
- a CDS encoding carbohydrate ABC transporter permease, producing the protein MKVAKIIRQTLFYIIVAGIVLVILTPIYFLVTISLMSDQEAYDWPTQMIPSFFNKFKLEIVDNEFLISVYSPAKKTYVTIKQSSNFEDLQKFVRNKTNSTIKKELFETQVKKLEKIIQENKDRIDLLRKERDKLKRQINRLTVETVRLKSQLEMAEKANMQEFIDMIKKQIEDNEQEKAELVKNLENVTAELDKIGAVHFSVAKNIFDNYINFFRVTSDALPALLRSVQVAVLTVIISLSIGGMAGYAFARYSFKGKNLLKLSVLFVRMFPGISIAMPMVIILINMGFYDKPIGLSLVYSVGQIGMTVWITASIFMGIPVELEEAAMIFGTTRRGAFFKVTLPLALPGLAASAMYAFIGSWSETAQAIVLTQFNPTFPVVVYQTLVGAKGLINLTAAGGVSLALPAVVFTMIIRKYILQMWGGVRV; encoded by the coding sequence ATGAAGGTTGCAAAAATAATACGACAGACACTTTTTTATATAATAGTGGCAGGGATTGTATTGGTTATACTTACGCCTATTTATTTTCTTGTAACCATTTCTCTAATGTCCGACCAGGAAGCTTATGATTGGCCAACTCAAATGATACCAAGTTTTTTCAATAAATTTAAATTGGAAATAGTAGATAATGAATTTTTAATAAGTGTGTATAGTCCTGCAAAAAAAACTTATGTAACTATAAAGCAGTCTTCAAATTTTGAAGATCTTCAAAAATTTGTGCGTAATAAAACTAATTCTACGATAAAAAAAGAACTTTTTGAGACTCAGGTAAAAAAGCTGGAGAAAATAATTCAGGAAAATAAAGATAGAATTGATCTTTTAAGAAAAGAGAGGGATAAACTCAAAAGACAGATTAACAGACTAACCGTCGAAACTGTTCGACTTAAAAGCCAGTTAGAAATGGCGGAAAAAGCCAATATGCAGGAATTTATAGATATGATAAAAAAACAAATAGAAGATAATGAACAAGAGAAGGCTGAACTTGTGAAGAATCTGGAAAATGTTACAGCAGAATTGGATAAAATTGGTGCTGTTCATTTTAGTGTTGCTAAGAATATTTTTGACAATTACATAAATTTCTTTAGAGTTACAAGCGATGCTTTGCCTGCTCTTTTGAGAAGTGTACAGGTTGCGGTTCTTACAGTGATTATTTCCCTTAGTATAGGCGGAATGGCCGGCTATGCATTTGCAAGGTATTCTTTCAAAGGGAAAAATTTATTAAAATTAAGTGTTCTTTTTGTCAGGATGTTTCCCGGTATCTCGATAGCAATGCCTATGGTTATAATACTTATAAATATGGGCTTTTACGATAAACCAATAGGATTGTCTTTAGTTTATTCAGTTGGTCAAATAGGTATGACTGTGTGGATAACTGCCAGTATTTTCATGGGAATTCCCGTAGAATTAGAAGAAGCTGCGATGATATTTGGGACAACACGCAGAGGTGCATTTTTCAAAGTGACATTGCCACTTGCCTTACCAGGTCTTGCTGCAAGTGCTATGTACGCTTTTATTGGGAGCTGGTCTGAAACAGCACAAGCAATAGTCTTAACACAGTTTAATCCTACGTTTCCAGTAGTAGTTTATCAGACACTTGTTGGAGCAAAGGGACTGATTAACTTAACTGCCGCTGGTGGCGTATCTCTGGCTTTACCTGCTGTTGTATTTACTATGATAATAAGGAAATATATCCTTCAAATGTGGGGCGGAGTACGTGTTTAA
- a CDS encoding ABC transporter substrate-binding protein — MRKVFIVLLVLMVVFAFSVETLVVTSRLWTPPTEKEFIINEIIKPFEEMYNVKVVFQTMDDESILKQVAVQEQTGKITTDVVIVYASKMPEWVEKGYVVDLTPYVSKWTDRTFSKGFDTMTVFDGKRYFLPVGADVYLTLINKKALQYKPEDVDIENLTWEQLAEWANLVAQGEGEGKFAVTGVPMKSLIYQIGAITLSYGGDWPNLDNPGAVAAWYLVYKMKDAFAPAVKTYDDTRPPMKREETWMTVAHSARVGEVYKSNPTQFIIAPAPKGPAGRGSVAGTSGLAIVKGTKHFDLALKFLEYMTRPDIILKSHKGTGGFIPPVDEAINYLGDDIEDQVVKNAIKVLKEGVLSYIAPTWKDWGQVKLVYDEIFKKMILEDKRFEPDLLEFYQIKINSLKK; from the coding sequence ATGCGTAAAGTATTTATTGTGTTGTTAGTGTTAATGGTTGTTTTTGCGTTCAGTGTTGAGACTCTGGTTGTCACTTCAAGGCTCTGGACACCACCAACAGAGAAAGAGTTTATTATTAACGAGATTATCAAACCTTTCGAAGAGATGTACAACGTTAAAGTAGTATTCCAGACAATGGATGACGAGTCGATTTTGAAGCAAGTAGCTGTTCAGGAACAAACTGGAAAGATCACCACCGATGTTGTTATAGTGTATGCTTCGAAAATGCCAGAATGGGTTGAAAAAGGCTATGTTGTTGACTTAACTCCTTATGTTTCCAAATGGACGGATAGGACTTTCTCAAAGGGTTTCGACACAATGACAGTGTTTGATGGAAAGAGGTATTTCTTGCCAGTAGGTGCCGATGTTTATTTGACATTGATTAATAAGAAGGCGTTACAGTATAAGCCAGAGGACGTAGATATAGAAAATCTTACATGGGAGCAACTTGCTGAATGGGCAAATCTTGTTGCACAAGGTGAAGGTGAAGGGAAATTTGCAGTAACCGGTGTTCCAATGAAATCTCTTATTTACCAAATTGGTGCTATAACATTGTCATACGGTGGAGACTGGCCAAATCTTGATAATCCTGGAGCAGTTGCAGCCTGGTATCTTGTATACAAAATGAAAGATGCATTTGCACCTGCAGTTAAGACATACGATGACACAAGGCCACCAATGAAGAGGGAAGAGACATGGATGACGGTTGCACACTCTGCGCGTGTTGGAGAAGTTTACAAGAGTAATCCAACACAGTTCATTATAGCACCAGCTCCAAAAGGACCTGCTGGAAGAGGTTCAGTTGCTGGAACAAGTGGACTTGCTATTGTTAAAGGTACAAAACACTTTGACCTTGCACTCAAGTTCCTGGAATATATGACAAGACCAGATATAATTTTGAAATCACACAAAGGTACAGGTGGATTTATTCCTCCAGTCGATGAAGCAATTAATTATCTTGGTGATGATATAGAAGACCAGGTTGTGAAAAATGCTATAAAGGTTTTGAAAGAGGGAGTTTTATCCTATATTGCACCTACATGGAAAGACTGGGGTCAGGTAAAACTGGTTTACGATGAAATATTCAAGAAAATGATTCTTGAAGATAAGAGATTTGAGCCAGATCTTCTTGAGTTCTACCAGATAAAGATAAACAGTCTTAAAAAATAG
- the istA gene encoding IS21 family transposase, with protein MEKIKQHLQMLRGMNLKPNFSELARIYGIDRRTVKKYWEGYQGKPKTRNKPSKLDKYFEKIAMLMSIKGITIRAAYERLRDEEGDVIGTYSNFRKYVKRKGLRAEKNSKGHPRFETLPGIQAQVDWKENMRLHSKSGEEFVVNVFNYKLGYSRYCYFEYRQSKTQQDIFECLINAFKATGGVPQEILFDNMKSVVDITENGRKINNKMKAFAKDFGFKIKLCKPKHSYTKGKVESANKFLNWLLAYNYAFESEEELKDIIRRINKKVNTRINQATNVPPLLLFQKEKEYLFPLPKRHIIESYVDYSVKVKVQKDSLIYYKGNKYSVPPEYIGKIVNLKINENYIYVYYITELIAVHEITGKKINYLNNHYMALMRKHIKSGEELKEVCENNLKNLDKFLQEGNV; from the coding sequence ATGGAGAAAATCAAACAACATTTGCAAATGTTAAGGGGGATGAATTTGAAACCTAACTTTTCTGAACTAGCAAGGATATATGGGATAGATAGAAGAACTGTAAAGAAGTATTGGGAAGGTTATCAGGGAAAGCCTAAAACTAGAAACAAACCCAGTAAGCTGGATAAATATTTTGAAAAAATAGCGATGTTAATGTCAATTAAAGGAATTACAATTAGAGCGGCATATGAAAGATTGAGAGATGAAGAAGGAGATGTAATTGGAACATATTCGAACTTTAGGAAATATGTAAAAAGGAAGGGGTTGAGAGCTGAGAAGAATTCTAAAGGACATCCGAGGTTTGAAACTTTACCTGGTATTCAAGCTCAAGTGGATTGGAAAGAAAATATGAGATTACATTCAAAAAGTGGTGAAGAATTTGTAGTAAATGTATTTAATTACAAATTGGGATATTCAAGATACTGTTACTTTGAATACAGACAAAGCAAAACACAACAAGATATTTTTGAATGTTTAATCAACGCATTTAAAGCTACAGGTGGTGTTCCTCAAGAAATACTATTCGACAATATGAAATCTGTTGTAGATATTACCGAAAACGGTAGAAAAATAAACAACAAGATGAAAGCTTTTGCGAAAGATTTTGGGTTTAAAATTAAATTATGTAAGCCAAAGCACTCATATACCAAAGGGAAAGTAGAATCAGCAAATAAATTTTTAAATTGGTTATTAGCATATAATTACGCTTTTGAAAGTGAGGAAGAATTAAAGGATATAATCAGAAGGATAAATAAAAAAGTCAACACACGAATAAATCAAGCAACTAATGTTCCACCACTGTTGTTGTTTCAAAAAGAAAAGGAGTATTTATTCCCACTACCAAAAAGACATATCATTGAATCATATGTAGATTATTCTGTCAAAGTTAAAGTCCAAAAAGATTCATTGATATACTACAAAGGGAATAAATACTCCGTTCCACCAGAATACATAGGAAAAATAGTTAATTTAAAAATCAATGAGAACTACATCTATGTGTATTATATCACAGAGTTAATAGCAGTACACGAAATAACAGGTAAAAAAATTAATTATCTTAATAACCATTATATGGCATTAATGAGAAAGCATATAAAAAGCGGCGAAGAATTAAAAGAAGTATGTGAGAATAATTTAAAAAATCTGGATAAATTCTTGCAGGAGGGAAATGTATGA
- a CDS encoding methionine synthase, with product MTYLPNDIEFMPSKKMIFARLGVRYKNVDQYFNKKVNDIYVEGMKYSKPKVWWKIFDRVPESIMPEEFSGVKKIVVFVSTLGKHIDVRIDKYMKNNEILNGTILDAWASEALEALNESFDIRLRHMFGEGTRRFSPGYGNVDIRENKTVIRLMKIESIKVFESGVMIPRKTTTCMIGWW from the coding sequence ATGACTTACCTTCCAAATGATATAGAGTTTATGCCATCAAAAAAGATGATTTTTGCACGGCTTGGTGTCAGATATAAAAATGTGGATCAATATTTTAACAAAAAAGTGAATGATATATATGTTGAAGGTATGAAATATTCAAAACCTAAGGTTTGGTGGAAAATATTTGACAGAGTACCTGAATCAATTATGCCAGAAGAATTTTCTGGAGTAAAAAAGATAGTTGTTTTTGTTTCTACTCTTGGCAAACATATAGACGTAAGGATAGATAAATATATGAAAAACAATGAAATTCTTAATGGAACTATTTTAGATGCATGGGCTTCAGAAGCTTTAGAAGCTTTGAATGAGTCATTTGATATAAGGTTGAGACATATGTTTGGAGAAGGAACCAGAAGATTTTCTCCTGGTTATGGCAATGTAGATATAAGGGAGAATAAAACAGTTATTAGGCTTATGAAAATAGAAAGTATAAAAGTTTTTGAGAGTGGAGTAATGATTCCCAGGAAAACTACAACATGTATGATAGGGTGGTGGTGA
- a CDS encoding carbohydrate ABC transporter permease: MNKVESRKWIPYILIAPTIIYYIVFWLRPVISAVVYSFFDDNNIFTLNNYLTIFRDPNFKKAVINTAIFVVISVTLEFLVALGLALIINKKFRGAQLLLSIALIPMALPAVAVGAMWSSGFATYGWVNSLLHHLGLISADGKIVFLAGSDFQSLMLIILIDAWQVIPFMMVILLAGLQGLSKEAIEAGYIFGGTKFTVLRKITLPMLKPSIQTALILRIISAIQVWLIIVMIFGYRRIPVLLEEVVFYEEQLLGFYRVALAYSVIVSIIVSIVSVIYLKVSGAFEKGEQ, encoded by the coding sequence TTGAATAAAGTAGAAAGTAGAAAATGGATACCGTATATTCTGATTGCTCCAACAATTATTTACTATATAGTTTTCTGGCTAAGACCTGTCATTTCTGCTGTTGTTTATAGCTTTTTTGATGACAATAATATATTTACTTTGAATAATTACCTGACAATATTTAGAGATCCTAATTTTAAGAAAGCTGTTATAAATACAGCAATTTTTGTTGTTATTTCAGTTACTCTTGAATTTTTAGTTGCTCTTGGACTTGCGCTAATTATAAACAAAAAATTCAGAGGTGCTCAATTGTTATTATCAATTGCATTGATTCCTATGGCGCTTCCAGCTGTTGCTGTTGGTGCCATGTGGTCAAGTGGTTTTGCAACATATGGCTGGGTGAATAGTCTTCTCCATCATTTAGGCCTTATTTCCGCAGATGGTAAAATAGTTTTTCTTGCAGGAAGTGATTTTCAATCCCTTATGTTGATCATTCTTATAGACGCGTGGCAGGTCATTCCATTTATGATGGTGATACTTCTTGCAGGACTTCAGGGACTTTCTAAGGAGGCCATTGAAGCTGGATATATATTTGGAGGAACAAAATTTACGGTCCTAAGGAAAATAACTTTACCCATGCTTAAACCGAGTATTCAAACGGCACTTATACTTAGGATTATTTCTGCTATTCAGGTATGGTTAATCATAGTTATGATTTTTGGCTATAGAAGAATACCGGTGCTTCTTGAAGAAGTGGTGTTTTATGAAGAGCAGTTATTGGGTTTCTATCGAGTTGCATTGGCTTATTCCGTTATAGTTTCAATAATTGTTTCTATAGTTTCGGTGATTTATTTAAAAGTTTCCGGTGCGTTTGAGAAGGGGGAACAATAA
- a CDS encoding homocysteine S-methyltransferase family protein — translation MILTRKEFLGLLNERIHYLDGAYGTEFFRSGFKGVIEILNIENKEMVYSLQKAYVEAGVDFLLTNTFSANRLKLETLKVNYDLRDINYNAVKIAKMAAANKNVYILGDISSTGHFIKPFGEISFNEAYDVFKEQSEILLNAGVDGFIIETISDLKELKAAILAIRDLDDDIPIIAHMTFNKNGVSVTGTSVEIFVTLLNDLDVDVIGTNCTLAPEELVPVFKKISEYSKKPVSVEPNAGKPRLQRDGSVIYKVSRERFAICMEDFIEMGSNIIGGCCGTSPDHIKFMIEFLGKVKSKKRNILLKEFVSSRTKIKSTEPFLIIGEKINASGKKNFQRKIREKNTEKIVELAITQEQEGAHVLDVNLGIEKLLESSHFTTVINELDKVSSLPLSLDIQQYEFMEEALKEYVGRPIINSSTCKTEQLDKAIYLLKRYGGILILLTMKDKIPKTAKERAEIAKNAIKYLEKNGINKERVFVDPLVLPIGAKKDPYVTIEAINILSRSGINTSIGLSNLSFGMPNREALNSAFLALCINEGLSAAILNTSERSTMNVIFGSLMLKGIEITEKKKFFENPIVNMILKKKETDLKREIEKLLEDYSPLQISQDILSKAMEYVGELYSKGEIHLPELILAAETVSPIFEFLNSLIEEKDNKQITTILLATVEGDVHDIGKKIVGTVLKSAGFNIIDLGKDVPANVILSAIKKYNPDILGLSAMMTTTIGKIKEVKDLLKNENIKIPIIAGGASMNGEIAKKFGVFYAKNASDALKLVKKLLKDIEKVIG, via the coding sequence GTGATTTTGACAAGAAAAGAATTTTTAGGGCTTTTGAATGAAAGAATACACTATCTTGATGGTGCATATGGTACGGAATTTTTTAGATCTGGTTTTAAGGGAGTTATAGAAATTTTAAATATTGAAAATAAAGAAATGGTTTACTCATTACAAAAAGCTTATGTAGAGGCAGGTGTTGATTTTTTGTTAACAAATACTTTTAGTGCAAACAGGTTAAAACTTGAAACATTAAAAGTGAATTATGATTTAAGGGATATAAATTATAACGCGGTGAAAATTGCAAAAATGGCTGCAGCAAATAAAAACGTTTACATACTTGGAGATATTTCGTCAACGGGACATTTTATAAAACCATTTGGGGAAATTTCTTTTAATGAAGCGTATGATGTTTTTAAAGAGCAATCAGAAATTTTATTAAATGCGGGAGTTGACGGTTTTATAATAGAAACTATCTCAGATTTGAAAGAATTAAAAGCTGCTATTCTGGCTATTAGAGATCTTGACGATGACATACCTATAATTGCCCACATGACGTTTAATAAAAATGGAGTTTCCGTTACGGGAACAAGCGTTGAGATTTTTGTCACTCTTTTAAATGATCTGGATGTTGATGTTATAGGTACAAATTGTACACTTGCTCCCGAAGAATTAGTACCTGTTTTTAAAAAGATTTCTGAGTATTCAAAGAAGCCTGTAAGCGTTGAACCAAATGCAGGAAAACCAAGACTTCAGAGAGATGGAAGTGTTATTTACAAAGTTTCCAGGGAAAGATTCGCAATTTGTATGGAAGATTTCATCGAAATGGGTTCAAATATTATTGGAGGTTGCTGTGGTACTTCCCCTGATCATATAAAGTTTATGATTGAATTTCTTGGAAAAGTAAAAAGTAAAAAACGAAATATTTTGCTGAAAGAGTTTGTCTCAAGCAGAACGAAAATAAAAAGTACTGAACCTTTTCTTATAATTGGCGAAAAGATTAACGCATCTGGAAAGAAAAATTTTCAACGTAAGATTAGAGAGAAAAATACGGAAAAAATAGTAGAACTCGCTATTACACAAGAACAGGAAGGTGCTCATGTTTTGGATGTAAATTTGGGGATAGAAAAACTTCTTGAAAGTTCCCATTTTACTACCGTTATAAATGAACTTGATAAAGTGAGTTCTTTACCGCTTTCTTTAGACATTCAACAGTATGAATTTATGGAGGAAGCTTTAAAAGAGTATGTTGGACGTCCTATAATAAACTCTTCTACGTGTAAGACAGAGCAACTTGATAAGGCTATTTATTTATTAAAACGGTACGGAGGAATTTTAATACTTTTAACTATGAAAGATAAAATTCCAAAAACTGCAAAAGAACGTGCTGAGATAGCGAAAAATGCTATAAAATATCTTGAAAAAAATGGCATAAATAAAGAAAGAGTTTTTGTCGATCCTCTTGTCCTTCCAATTGGTGCGAAAAAAGATCCGTATGTAACTATAGAAGCAATAAATATTTTATCCAGAAGTGGTATAAATACAAGTATAGGACTTTCTAATCTTAGTTTTGGTATGCCAAATAGAGAGGCGCTAAACTCAGCTTTCCTGGCGCTATGTATAAATGAAGGTTTAAGTGCTGCTATATTAAATACTTCTGAAAGAAGTACGATGAATGTTATATTTGGTAGTTTAATGTTAAAAGGTATTGAAATAACTGAGAAAAAGAAATTTTTTGAAAATCCAATAGTTAATATGATATTGAAAAAAAAGGAAACAGATTTAAAAAGAGAAATAGAAAAGTTACTCGAAGACTATTCTCCATTGCAAATAAGTCAGGATATACTTTCAAAAGCTATGGAATATGTGGGAGAACTTTATTCTAAAGGAGAAATACACTTGCCCGAGTTAATTCTTGCCGCAGAGACTGTTAGTCCTATATTTGAATTTTTAAATAGCTTAATTGAAGAAAAAGACAATAAGCAAATAACAACAATATTATTGGCAACAGTTGAAGGAGATGTACACGATATAGGAAAAAAAATTGTGGGGACAGTATTGAAAAGTGCAGGGTTCAACATTATAGATTTAGGAAAGGATGTGCCTGCTAATGTTATATTAAGCGCAATAAAAAAGTATAATCCAGATATCTTAGGACTTTCTGCGATGATGACAACTACGATAGGAAAAATAAAAGAAGTTAAAGACCTACTTAAAAATGAAAATATAAAAATACCTATAATAGCTGGAGGAGCATCGATGAATGGTGAAATAGCCAAAAAATTTGGAGTATTCTATGCTAAAAATGCTTCGGATGCTTTAAAATTAGTAAAGAAACTGTTAAAAGATATAGAAAAAGTTATAGGATAA
- the mggS gene encoding mannosylglucosylglycerate synthase, whose translation MNVALVHYRAGLMDGVSLEMEKWKRVLTRIGHNVDIIAGNGEKGVDVQVSSIGFENPKYRIINKNAFEKLEDYTEKELIAEIFQESEKIYNDIVAILDKYDVIIPNNIWSIGAFLPSAVAFTKYARNNPDKIFIGHHHDFWWERKYFLNATTSKITELLVKYCPPIGDNIKHLVINTFAKHALYSRKGVDSVVVPNVMDFKAPAFTKKEINLKIRETYNVSTGAIVLLQATRITERKAIELAIDLISNMQKKAKNYIGKTLYNGEKFTGEIVLAFSGMCEDDVYKYKLLDKAFEYGVRTINLYPNVENKVWSFWDLYSIADAITYPSILEGWGNQLLEAIVAKKPIVLFEYEVFEKDIKPSGLEYVSLGNKYELLENIVKVEEDIIEKASLKLFEILFNKELYEYTVNKNFEIGKNYYSLESLEKIIKDIL comes from the coding sequence ATGAATGTTGCTCTTGTTCACTACCGAGCCGGGCTAATGGATGGTGTTTCTCTTGAAATGGAAAAGTGGAAAAGGGTATTGACCAGAATTGGCCACAATGTTGATATAATCGCTGGAAATGGTGAAAAAGGTGTAGATGTGCAGGTTTCATCTATAGGTTTTGAAAATCCAAAATATAGAATTATCAACAAAAACGCATTTGAAAAACTTGAGGATTACACAGAAAAAGAATTAATCGCTGAAATATTTCAGGAAAGTGAGAAGATATACAACGATATAGTGGCAATTTTAGATAAATATGATGTAATAATTCCAAACAATATCTGGTCTATTGGAGCGTTTCTACCATCTGCTGTAGCGTTTACTAAATATGCCAGAAATAATCCAGATAAAATTTTTATAGGTCACCATCATGACTTCTGGTGGGAAAGAAAATACTTTTTAAATGCCACAACTTCTAAAATCACAGAACTTCTTGTAAAATATTGCCCACCGATAGGAGATAATATAAAACATCTTGTTATAAATACCTTTGCAAAGCACGCGCTTTATTCAAGGAAAGGGGTTGATTCTGTAGTTGTTCCTAACGTTATGGATTTCAAGGCGCCAGCTTTTACTAAAAAAGAAATAAACTTGAAAATCAGAGAAACTTATAATGTTTCAACAGGAGCTATTGTATTATTGCAGGCAACAAGAATTACCGAAAGAAAGGCAATAGAGTTGGCTATAGATCTTATATCAAACATGCAAAAGAAAGCAAAAAATTATATTGGAAAGACACTTTACAATGGAGAAAAATTCACAGGTGAAATAGTGCTCGCTTTTTCTGGCATGTGCGAGGATGATGTATATAAATACAAACTTTTAGATAAAGCGTTTGAATACGGTGTTAGAACAATAAATTTATACCCCAATGTGGAAAATAAAGTGTGGTCTTTCTGGGATCTCTATAGTATTGCAGATGCAATAACATATCCCTCCATTCTTGAAGGATGGGGAAATCAACTTTTGGAAGCAATTGTTGCAAAAAAGCCCATAGTACTTTTTGAATATGAAGTTTTTGAAAAGGATATAAAACCGTCTGGTCTGGAATATGTAAGCCTTGGAAACAAATACGAATTATTGGAAAATATTGTAAAAGTAGAGGAAGATATAATAGAAAAAGCTTCTCTAAAGCTGTTTGAGATATTGTTTAATAAGGAGTTATATGAATATACAGTTAACAAAAACTTTGAAATTGGAAAAAATTATTACAGCCTTGAAAGTCTGGAAAAAATCATCAAAGATATTCTTTAA
- the istB gene encoding IS21-like element helper ATPase IstB, which produces MNVYIKLQNNLEELNLVNMKNNLDKYITLINNEEKSIVEALYELSELELKAKRKRAIASMVKVANFPFLKGIEDFDFDFQPGINKQQILDLKSLRFVENNENILFVGTPGVGKTHLAVSLGIECAKHRYSTYFIHFQELIAQLKKALKENRLEVRLKHFAKYKVLIIDEIGYLPIDKDGANIFFQLISKRYEKHSTIITTNTPFSEWSEIFGSPVLAQAILDRLLHHSHVISIKGESYRLKEKLEFFSNSSKQ; this is translated from the coding sequence ATGAATGTTTATATAAAATTACAAAACAATCTGGAAGAATTGAATCTGGTAAATATGAAAAATAATCTGGATAAATATATAACCCTTATAAATAATGAAGAAAAAAGCATAGTAGAAGCATTATATGAATTAAGTGAATTAGAGTTAAAAGCAAAGAGAAAAAGAGCTATTGCTTCAATGGTAAAAGTTGCTAATTTTCCTTTTTTGAAAGGAATAGAAGATTTTGACTTTGATTTTCAACCTGGAATAAATAAACAACAAATCTTAGATTTAAAAAGCTTAAGATTTGTGGAAAATAATGAAAATATATTATTTGTAGGTACTCCAGGAGTTGGTAAAACGCATCTTGCTGTTTCATTGGGAATTGAATGTGCAAAACATAGATACTCAACATATTTTATACATTTTCAAGAATTAATAGCTCAATTGAAAAAGGCTTTAAAAGAAAATAGATTAGAAGTAAGACTAAAACATTTTGCAAAATACAAAGTATTAATAATAGATGAAATAGGATATTTACCAATAGATAAAGATGGTGCAAATATATTCTTCCAGTTAATCTCAAAAAGATATGAAAAACATTCAACGATAATAACAACCAATACACCGTTTTCAGAGTGGAGTGAAATATTTGGATCCCCTGTCCTGGCTCAAGCAATCCTGGATAGACTACTGCATCATTCCCACGTAATTTCAATTAAAGGTGAATCATATAGATTAAAGGAAAAACTCGAATTTTTCTCTAATTCTTCTAAGCAATAA
- a CDS encoding ABC transporter ATP-binding protein has protein sequence MATLELINLSKRYGKKVWGAKDVNLIVNDGEFIVLLGPSGCGKTTTLRMIAGLEEVTEGKILIDKQDVTYLEPRKREVSMVFQSYAVWPHMTVYENIAFPLKLRKLPDNEINKVVHEVSQMVKIEEYLNRYPSQLSGGQRQRVALARALAVKPKIFLMDEPLSNLDAKLRVKMRTELKAIHHKTGATTIFVTHDQSEAMSMADRIVVMKDGHIEQVGTPDDVYFNSANVFVAGFIGTPPTNFFEMEIVREKGRLYLKNQFISILLTEELTQILEKYNKSHLIVGIRPENLKITDDKSQAIFSEKILVVEPQGSHQIIAVELGEQIVKIVSPAFPKYNADELVNVTLDYERIMLFDIDTKKRLEMIS, from the coding sequence ATGGCGACACTTGAACTTATAAATCTTTCAAAAAGATATGGTAAAAAAGTGTGGGGCGCAAAAGATGTTAATTTAATAGTCAATGATGGAGAGTTTATAGTCCTCTTAGGGCCTTCAGGTTGTGGTAAAACAACCACGCTTAGAATGATAGCAGGTTTGGAAGAAGTAACGGAAGGAAAAATCCTGATAGATAAACAGGATGTAACTTATTTAGAGCCGAGAAAAAGAGAAGTTAGTATGGTATTTCAAAGTTATGCTGTCTGGCCTCACATGACAGTTTATGAAAATATAGCTTTTCCATTAAAACTCAGAAAATTACCTGACAATGAGATTAACAAAGTGGTTCATGAAGTTTCACAGATGGTAAAAATAGAAGAATACTTAAATAGATACCCATCTCAACTTTCAGGAGGTCAAAGACAGAGAGTCGCTCTTGCAAGAGCTCTTGCAGTAAAACCAAAGATTTTTCTTATGGATGAACCTTTGTCTAATCTTGACGCAAAACTAAGAGTGAAGATGAGAACAGAGTTAAAAGCTATTCATCATAAAACGGGGGCTACCACAATATTTGTCACACACGATCAGTCTGAGGCTATGTCTATGGCAGATAGAATTGTTGTTATGAAAGATGGACATATTGAACAGGTTGGAACACCAGATGATGTATATTTTAACAGTGCAAATGTTTTTGTTGCTGGATTTATTGGAACACCACCAACAAACTTTTTTGAAATGGAAATTGTGCGTGAAAAGGGACGTTTGTACCTGAAAAATCAGTTTATCTCCATACTACTTACCGAGGAATTGACACAAATTCTTGAAAAGTACAATAAATCACATTTAATTGTTGGAATACGCCCAGAAAATTTAAAGATAACTGATGATAAAAGCCAGGCAATATTCTCAGAAAAAATTCTTGTTGTTGAGCCGCAGGGCTCGCATCAAATTATAGCTGTTGAACTTGGAGAACAAATAGTAAAGATAGTTTCTCCTGCATTTCCAAAATACAACGCTGATGAATTAGTAAACGTGACTCTTGATTACGAACGTATAATGTTGTTTGATATTGACACTAAAAAAAGATTGGAGATGATTTCATGA